The DNA region GGACCGTGGTGCGGGCCGCGGATGACCCTGACCCATGTGGGTCGACGGCCAGCGCGCTCCATAGCTTTCGGGCGTAAAGGTGCCGATACGGGGCAGACGCGGTGCAGGTAACCGGGCTCATGAGGAGGATGGTCATGGGCGCAGGTAAGAAGATAGAACACACGGCAGAGACCGTTAAGGGAAAGACAAAGGAAGCCGCCGGCAAGGCCGTCGGAAACGAGACCCTCACGGCCAAGGGCAAAGCCGAGCAGGTGAAGGGTGACATGCTCCAGGCTGGCCAGAAGGCAAAGGATGCCCTCAAGCACTGACCAAACACCCCTGGAACGCAAGTCCGCCTCCCATCACTAGTACCGGGGGCGGACTTGCTGCGTCGCCTGCCTTTGACTTCACCGAACGCCTGCGCCGCCCCAGCAGACCTCAGCGTCGGCCACCGTCCTTCAGGGTGGCTAATTGGCGTCTCCCCACCCCCAGCCACCGTCGGATGCCGGCCGGTGCCAGTAGATCGGGCCCGCGACTCTGTCCCTGCTCACCTGGAGCGCGTAGTCGCGAACGACCACGACGGCCAGCGGAACGTGCTTGCCGATCGGGCCGGGCAGGTCACCGGATAGTCCGCCAGCCTCCGTCCGTACCGGCTGTGCACCCGATCGGACGGCGCCCCGCAGTCTGGACACGGCACGGGCACGGCCTCCGGCGTCGATGCCTCGATCACCACGCGGCCGTCCCGCACCTCCATGCACTCGATCCGCATGCCCACGAGATGCGGAAGCAGAAAGGAGTTCACCTCACACGCGGTCAGCATCCACCCGGATAGGACGGAGCGTCACCGAGCGCACGGAAGCACGATCGACTTCACGGAATCCGTGCCTGAACCGCATCAATCCGATAGACCCTGTCACACGTGGCCAAACATGAGAATCGGCAAGCCCTCATTTCGAGCCTCCAGAGCGGCCCGCACGACGCTGGGGCGCGCCCCACGCCAGGGTCTGAGGCGCGCCCGGGGTGCACCGGCCAGCAAGCACCAGACACAATCCGCAAGCGACGTTTCCACAGGTCAGCGCATTCGTCCGCGCACCTTCAGTGGGATCGACGGGAGCTCTGGGGCCCGCAACCGGGCGCCGTCGTAGCCATGAACTTCACCGAATCGCGAGCCCTTCTCCCAGTCGTTCCGCGCCTGTACGATCTCCTCACCGGATCGGCCGATGAAGTTCCACCACATGGCAATCAGCCGAACCCCGAGGCCCATCGACCCTGGCGGCCCACACCCCGCCACCCCCCATCGTCCGCCAGAGCGCGTCACAGGTCGGAAGAAGTTGACGTGTCGGGAATCCCCGACGCATGATGGCGTCATGGCGGACGTCGATGTCTTCAGTGCGCTGGCCAACCCGGTGCGGCGCAGGTTGCTGGAAAGCCTCCGGAGCGGGCCTCGCGCGGCCGGCGAGCTGGCGGGCGACTTCGAACTCAGCAGACCGGCAGTCTCCGAGCACCTGGCGGTACTCAAGAGTGCCCGGCTAGTGCGCGAGGAGCCACGCGGACGGCATCGGTACTACCACTTGGAGCCCGATCCGCTCGCCGAGGTCGAGGAGTGGCTCCATCCGTTTGAGCGGTATTGGAGACAGCGGATGCGATCGCTGCGCGATGTCCTCGAGAAGGAGAGCTGACGAGCGCCTCCGGAGAGAGCCATCACAGGGCACTTTCCGGGCACACGAGGGGTGAAAACGCTGCTGACCAGGGAAAACTGGTGAATACGGTTTCCGCAGGTCAGGGGGATGCATTACCCGTACGAGCACTACTGGTGGGCGCGGATGCGTTCGCTGCACGGGCTCCTGGACGAGGAGAGTTCATGACCGAGAAGGCCGCGATCCACTGCGACGAGTTCCTGCCGTACCCGCCGGCGCGGGTGTGGGAGGCGTTGACCGATCCGGAGCTGCACGCGCGGTGGTGGGCCGCCGGAGACGTGAAGGCGGTGGTCGGACACCGGTTCACCCTGGACATGGGGCCGTGGGGGCAGCAGCCGTGCGAGGTGGTCGAGGTGGAGGTGGAGCGGTTGCTGCGGTACGGCTTCGGCGCGGGCTCGCTGGACACCACCGTGACCTGGCGGCTGGTGCCCGAGGGGCACGGGACGCGGCTGCTGCTGGAGCACGCGGGGTTCGACCTGGACACCCCGATGGGCCGGCAGGCCCACCACGGGATGGGGCAGGGCTGGCCGTCGGTGCTGCGCCGGATCGCCCCGGCACTCGCGGAGTAAGGAGCAAGGAGTCAGGCGCGGCCGAGGACGCGCTCGACGGCGATCTCGATGACCACCCGGTCCGGGTTCTCCCGCGGCGTGCGGTAGCGCTCGGCGTAGCGGCGCTCGGCGTCGGTGACCTGCTCGGGCTCCTCGCGCACCACGGCGACGCCCTCCAGGGTGGACCAGCGGGCCCGGTCGACCTGGCAGACCGCGACCGGCAGGCCCTCGGGCCCGGCGGCCGCCACGTTGCGGGCCTTGCGGCTGGTGCGGCTGGTGATGACCCGGGCCGTTCCGGTCGCCGGGTCGAAGGTGACGCCGACCGGCACCACGTGCGGGGTGCCGTCGGGGCGGGTGGTGGTCAGGGTGGAGATGTGCCGCTCGCGCCAGAAGGCGAGGAAGGCGTCGTCGAGGTCGCGCGGGTCGTGGGCCATGATCGCGATGGTACGGCCCCCGGGAAACGATCAACTCCCGGGGGCCGTGCCGGCACGGAGATCAGTGGCCGCGGGCGATCCACTCCGGCAGGGCCGGGGCCTCGGCTCCGATCGTGGTCGGGTCGCCGTGGCCGGTGCGCACCACCGTGTCGGCCGGGAGGGAGAGCAGCCGTTCCCGGATCGAGTCGATGATGGTCGGGAAGTGCGAGAACGAGCGGCCGGTCGCGCCCGGGCCGCCCTGGAACAGGGTGTCGCCGGTGAACACGGTGCCGAGCCCGGGCGCGTACAGGCAGACCGCGCCGGGCGCGTGGCCGGGGGTGTGCAGCACGGTCAGCTCGGTGCCGGCCACCTCGATCCGCTGGCCGTCGGTGAGTTCGCCGTCCGGGAGCCGCTCGGGGTGGGTGAGCTTCCACAGCGGGAGGTCGTCCGGGTGCAGCAGGATCGGCGCGCCGGTGCGCTCGGCCAGGGCCGGGGCGGCGTCGACGTGGTCGTTGTGGGCGTGGGTGGAGACGATCGCCAGCAGCCGGCGCCCGCCGAGCGCGGCCTCGATGGCGTCGGCGTCGTGCGCGGCGTCGATCACCACCGCCTCCTCGTCGTCGCCGACGATCCAGACGTTGTTCTCCACCTCCCAGCTGCCGCCGTCGAGTTCGAAGGTCCCGGCGGTGACCAGCCGGTCGATCCGGGCGGCCATCAGAACACCACCACCGAGCGGAGGACGTCGCCGTGGTGCATGCGCTCGAAGGCCTGCTCCACCGCGTCGAGCGCGATGGTCTCGGTGACGAAGGCGCCGAGGTCCAGGCGGCCCTGGAGGTACAGGTCGATCAGCATCGGGAAGTCCCGGGAGGGCAGGCAGTCGCCGTACCAGGAGGACTTGAGCGCGCCGCCGCGGCCGAAGACGTCCAGCAGCGGCAGTTCGAGGGTCATCTCGGGCGTCGGCACACCGACCAGGACGACGGTGCCGGCGAGGTCGCGGGCGTAGAAGGCCTGCTGGTACGTCTCCGGGCGGCCGACGGCCTCCACCACGACGTCCGCGCCGTTGCCGCCGGTCAGCTCGCGGATCGCCTCGACCGGGTCGGTGGTGCGGGAGTTGACGGTGTGGGTGGCGCCGAGCTTGCGGGCGGTCTCCAGCTTGCGGTCGTCGATGTCCACCGCGATGATCTCGGAGGCGCCGGCCAGCCGGGAGCCCATCACCGCCGCCCCGCCGACGCCGCCGCAGCCGATCACGGCGACGGTGTCGCCGCGGCCGACGTTGCCGGTGTTGATCGCGGCGCCGAGGCCCGCCATCACGCCGCAGCCCAGCAGGCCGGCGACGGCCGGCTCGGCGGCCGGGTCGACCTTGGTGCACTGCCCGGCCGCGACCAGGGTCTTCTCGGCGAAGGCACCGATGCCCAGCGCCGGGGACAGCTCGGTGCCGTCCAGCAGCGTCATCTTCTGCTTGGCGTTGTGGGTGTTGAAGCAGTACTGCGGACGCCCGCGCTTGCAGGCGCGGCACTGGCCGCACACCGCACGCCAGTTGAGGATGACGAAGTCGCCGGGCTCGACCTCGGTCACGCCCTCGCCGACCGACTCCACGATGCCCGCGGCCTCGTGGCCGAGCAGGAACGGGAACTCGTCGTTGATGCCGCCCTCGCGGTAGTGGAGGTCCGTGTGGCAGACGCCGCACGCCTGGATCCGGACCACCGCCTCGCCCGGCCCCGGGTCCGGCACCACGATCGTGGTCACCTCCACGGGCGCGCCCTTGGCACGCGCGATGACTGCCTTGACCTGCTGGGCCATCCGATTCCACCTCCGTCGGCCGGGTGCGGCTCTGCACCGGCGTGACCTGCGACGAGCGACTGCAGGAGAACTCTAGAAGCACTCCGGTGCGTCCGCCCACGAAGGGTATCCGACACGTGCCGCGGGCATATCCGCCGCCTGACCACGGCTCACGCGGCGCCCGATCCCGCGCGGTCCGGCTCCAGGGGGCGCGCGGCTCGCGCTGAGCGCTCGTCAGCGTGCCACGAACTGCCCGGAAAGCACCGCCGTTGGCTGGAAGTGCCGCTGACGGACGCCCCGCCACCCACGTACGGTCGTAGCAGAGACGGTCCACGCGACCACGCACAGCACATCCGTCCCATCTGACGGCACGCCACCGCGCGCCGCACGTGCCGGGCGCGCACCGACCGTACGCCCCCGCACGTTTCGCGCCATCCCGCACGCGGGCCCGCGCCTCCCCGGCACCACCGCACCAACCGGTCCGCCGCACCCCGGAACCACCGCGCCACGTCGTTCCCCGCGCCACCCGCACCGCCGGCCCCGAGTCGAGCCGCCCCGGCCGAACCACCCGTCCCCGCACGAACCCCGGATCCACCCCCCGTCGGGCCGCCCCCGCGGTCCCTGCCCTGGAGTCTGGAGTACGGATGTCCACCGAGAACAGTGCGACCGGTGCCGGCACCGGCACCGCCCCGCTCCCCCCGATGCACTGCCTGCGCCACCTGGAACCCGGCCCGCCCCGACTCGCCGCGCTGCCCACCGGCACCCCGGTCTGGCTGGTCAGCCGGCACGCCGACGTCCGGCAGGTGCTGACCGACCCGCGCCTGGGCCGCGCCCCGCTCTACGCGCCGGACGCCCCGCCGCTCATGGTCACGCCGAACATCCTGGACGATCCGCAGAGCATGCTGAACATCGACGGCACCGAGCACCAGCGGCTGCGCCGCACCGTGCAGCGGGCGTTCACCCCGCGCGCGATCGCCCGCTGGAAGCCCTGGGTGGCCTCGGTGGTCGAGTCGCTGATCGACGAACTGATCGACCGGGGCTCCCCCGCCGACATCGTCGCCGCCTACAGCCGGCCGCTGCCGGTCGCGGTGATCAGCCGGCTGATGGGCCTGGACAACCTCGACAGCAAGCGGCTGGCCCACTGGAGCGACCACGCGCTCTCCACCACCGCCTTCAGCGCCGAGGCGATCGGCACCGCGATGACCGAGTTCGCCGCCTTCGGCGCCGAGGTGATCGCCGAGCGCCGCGCCGACCCGGGCGAGGACCTGGTCAGCAGCCTGCTCGCGGCCGCCGCCGAGGACGGCTCGATCACCGAGGGCCAGCTGGTCGCGCTGGTCATCGGCCTGGTGGTGGCCGGGCACGAGACCACCATGACCAGTCTCGGCAACGCCCTGGTCTACCTGCTCCAGGACGGCCGGGACGCCTGGCAGCGGCTCGCCTCC from Kitasatospora cathayae includes:
- a CDS encoding CsbD family protein — encoded protein: MGAGKKIEHTAETVKGKTKEAAGKAVGNETLTAKGKAEQVKGDMLQAGQKAKDALKH
- a CDS encoding ArsR/SmtB family transcription factor; this encodes MADVDVFSALANPVRRRLLESLRSGPRAAGELAGDFELSRPAVSEHLAVLKSARLVREEPRGRHRYYHLEPDPLAEVEEWLHPFERYWRQRMRSLRDVLEKES
- a CDS encoding SRPBCC family protein — translated: MTEKAAIHCDEFLPYPPARVWEALTDPELHARWWAAGDVKAVVGHRFTLDMGPWGQQPCEVVEVEVERLLRYGFGAGSLDTTVTWRLVPEGHGTRLLLEHAGFDLDTPMGRQAHHGMGQGWPSVLRRIAPALAE
- a CDS encoding pyridoxamine 5'-phosphate oxidase family protein is translated as MAHDPRDLDDAFLAFWRERHISTLTTTRPDGTPHVVPVGVTFDPATGTARVITSRTSRKARNVAAAGPEGLPVAVCQVDRARWSTLEGVAVVREEPEQVTDAERRYAERYRTPRENPDRVVIEIAVERVLGRA
- a CDS encoding MBL fold metallo-hydrolase, which codes for MAARIDRLVTAGTFELDGGSWEVENNVWIVGDDEEAVVIDAAHDADAIEAALGGRRLLAIVSTHAHNDHVDAAPALAERTGAPILLHPDDLPLWKLTHPERLPDGELTDGQRIEVAGTELTVLHTPGHAPGAVCLYAPGLGTVFTGDTLFQGGPGATGRSFSHFPTIIDSIRERLLSLPADTVVRTGHGDPTTIGAEAPALPEWIARGH
- a CDS encoding S-(hydroxymethyl)mycothiol dehydrogenase; amino-acid sequence: MAQQVKAVIARAKGAPVEVTTIVVPDPGPGEAVVRIQACGVCHTDLHYREGGINDEFPFLLGHEAAGIVESVGEGVTEVEPGDFVILNWRAVCGQCRACKRGRPQYCFNTHNAKQKMTLLDGTELSPALGIGAFAEKTLVAAGQCTKVDPAAEPAVAGLLGCGVMAGLGAAINTGNVGRGDTVAVIGCGGVGGAAVMGSRLAGASEIIAVDIDDRKLETARKLGATHTVNSRTTDPVEAIRELTGGNGADVVVEAVGRPETYQQAFYARDLAGTVVLVGVPTPEMTLELPLLDVFGRGGALKSSWYGDCLPSRDFPMLIDLYLQGRLDLGAFVTETIALDAVEQAFERMHHGDVLRSVVVF
- a CDS encoding cytochrome P450; its protein translation is MSTENSATGAGTGTAPLPPMHCLRHLEPGPPRLAALPTGTPVWLVSRHADVRQVLTDPRLGRAPLYAPDAPPLMVTPNILDDPQSMLNIDGTEHQRLRRTVQRAFTPRAIARWKPWVASVVESLIDELIDRGSPADIVAAYSRPLPVAVISRLMGLDNLDSKRLAHWSDHALSTTAFSAEAIGTAMTEFAAFGAEVIAERRADPGEDLVSSLLAAAAEDGSITEGQLVALVIGLVVAGHETTMTSLGNALVYLLQDGRDAWQRLASDEASAAAATEQILRAVPLGDVTEHMPGLLRRTVEDVEIGGVVIPAGSVVAADTGAANQDPEVFTGDLRTELFSPLAAPMLTFGAGPHHCLGAWLARMELELALHRLARRLPALRMADPVEDVDWRRGLLTRSPDSLRVIW